The genomic stretch ataatatgtaatattttgttgtcactgtcaaattcaaaaactacaacaaacataaacttaaacaataataaattaattaattaattaaaataaaatattttaaagatattttatgataatttaaataattaaatcatatttatttaaaaataataaagatacatatcatttttttatcttaaaaatttatgtgatagtttgttttcTATAAGTGATTggatctctttttcttcatcaaattcaccaaatgacATTGTGAAATATATtgaaaactaaaaatagttgatgcatttATATCATTGTCTACACTATGacattttctatttctattattaatttatttttaaatattattgtattatatatatatgttatgtagccatgtaaatatacatctatgtcaacgttgtgtttagatttcatgtatgtagagattattgatataaatatttatttatactgtagaattataattcattctattatatatatatatattaaaaatagtgaaccaatttttattaaaactatagacaatgtttacaactttaaaactaagcaaacgtgcaacgtgcattgcatgttgcttctatctagtatatatatatacttgatataatttattaattatttttatttaatttgtatcattatcatataaatttaaaataaataaataatattatatataaaagaatgacataaaaatattaaatgaaaattaaaccaaattttttaataatttttgaatatatataatatgataatatttttcaacataaataataatttttttaataaaaattaagattatgtattatatattataattataatgatatttataatatttgaatttatattaaaataatgagtaaaaaattaggattatatattattatcataataatattttacaatatttaaatttatattaatataattaaatattaactatctagtcttgtattatatattataataataataatattttatatcatttaaatttaaatttgaatttatatcaatataattaataaatatatttttttaattagttttaaatgtatcttctattaaatatttagaatattctgttaaaattaacaaaacaaaccgttaaaataaTGAATTTcacacttttatatatataaatatatattcacattataGTAGTAACTTATGACACAAATTACTTATTTAGTTTTAGAGATTAATCTTTATTAAAAACACTTTCGATTTAAATTATAACCTGACACTACAAAAAACAAggtctataccgagaacaaatgtcatCGATATAAGCctaaatgttctcggtatagactCTACCGAGAACAAGTCATCGGCAATAAGTCTTCGGCACAGCCGCGTCGGTAGAAGTAAACTTCTACCGACGACAatcaacatgttctcggtataggttgtaccgaggacaatgtcatTGGTATAGAGTGAAAAATGTCCTCGGCACAACCAACCCAAATTTGTCATCTTAATGGtgtataccgaggacaatgtcctcggtatagactaaaccaatttttttttatatttgtaatatttattcccttatttatttatttaatttgaattaaatataaaacaatagaataaaattaaagcacttatattaaacatataaataaaaacataagagtatgtttgctgaatcaaaataaagagttgtcttaaacatgataatgtaatagtccattgtaataaaattcatacataagtcctactgagtcggtgctccaacatcgggatcatcgggtggtggtggggcacattgagatcccgaggtgatacaatgagtccggacatgctcctctaactgacgaagacgctctctcatctcaaacatctcttcatctctagtttgtgaaggacgaaaatcaaatggagttcggtcccttatgttaaggatacgtccatatcctttctggtggccctgtcgttttccgaagacaatttgtaccaaagatatgtcttcatcttcaggcgcactcgaaactggtgtggaactctcagtatcagttgtctgtgtctgctgtgtgtcgcgatatgcacgcaattcctcctatgatacaatgtataatgtaattatgttttgtaaacaaacaattaaaaatttgaaaaatgtttaaaaaaacttaacgtacccaagtatttttggctgtctctgtcacccactctgtgcctgatttatggtgagtatccatccagctatccgggatgggctcaagttgcccagtctctaaattgcgctgtcacgtacatatatttttataaaattaataattaaacgtaaataagaaaaataaactaaaaaataattaattaactaacttttttatagtGCAGcactgggattgactgagaacctccatagctatGCTCTTTCAGTTTtttcctattttccttgttgaccacagaacgtttctgcaaaaagttatcgttagtaaaatatttaattaagatagttaagtttagcaagaaattaataccgtaatttctgggcgtcgaaaaaattcaatggctttttgccactgcgtatccgtgcaaccaccataacgattttgtggccctttaatcgttaaatgctctttaatatcgtacttccagttagaatactttttagcacacgaagtataaatgcctctcaagatcccaggcatatacccttctccatatctagtacgcccaatatcaaacaaatcatcctaatttacaaacatttattagtaaatatgatatataacataaaatgagagttaacataaaaatacataaaaatacaaagagatgattttctaatacatcaatcgtctgaaattcaacgttgacacacctcctacacggacatttcaccaatccccttgagtcaacgcattgCCGAGCTCTCcggagaaaatccatcacaccagcctcatactcatcggataatcgatctgtcaaattaatccagctcttgtcgatcgacattgtatgaatgtagcactgcacggaatactaatcatcaaacttacaatcaatttgtgtgtgtgtcctaattcagagagaggcaaatttaagagtcttcaatgactcaccctctctgaacaggtctaaggcttcttgtgatgaacactaaaaaaataaaatattatcactaggtgataataacactatcatatctttggtaataatttcttattaccaaagaaaaaaaaaattcaatatgtttttttaatgtcttatgctctttgaagttaattatgttgttttatgatatctaactataatatatttcagtgtaaatattattaaaattatttaaatttgacttatttttttctaacttcaaatattaattttaattttaataatgattaacattgtgtttaaaattggtttcctaataatataattgttaattttatttttacatattaattcagtatttattaaataacatattttacttatgctttattgaatagttttataaatttacacaaaatttttaagatttgtttAAATCGTTATAATTACTTTaagatttattacttatttaaataaaatttcatgaTTAATGTTTATTTCtattaaaatttggttgcataatgttattgttaattttatttaatcataattaaaaatatattatactactaatcaattcactatttcttaaattagaaattttattgagtacttttaattcTATAAAAATTTGGACAGCATAACGATTGTATTTTcatatatcccaaaatttaaaaacctgcaaataacacataaaaaaatatccagtcccagaacatacacaaagcaatacaaatacattgtaaattactatataatttataattattactctaaattttattaattattcaattttctatttaaaatatcataattctactaaaaattaacaacaaaaacaaagcatcaatattcatcaacactaagaataaaaaaactaacaacaacaacaaaattcaaattaaataaacaaaactcactctaataatcaaactttattaaccaaatctaataatctaacactaaaattatttaacccaatctaaaaaaaaaaacactcaaatattatattttcatacaaacatatttttataactaaaagtcaaattatatacctaaaaaataaactattaaattaataaagTTTCATACTAATGAATTACTTATTTATCCATATGATTACACTAACTAAATCCTAAAgctatatatgtattttactaaAACACTACACAACATTATTTCCTCTAAATTGGATATCACTAAACTTTTAACTAATTTTCATTACTAATTATTATTCTTAccaattttaaatacataataaaaaattatatatataatatgacaaataacaatatattaacaatattaaacaaattatacataaaaccccaaatatatttatgcaaaaaatataaaaaaaaccaaaaaattataaagaaaattcGTGATACCTGTAAAACCAGTTGTGAATAATGCAAAACctgaaaataaacaaacaaaaaactcATTAGATAAGAccaaaacagaaaagaaaaaaaatttgataaatttatacacaaataaaaatgaaatatatgtAAATGCATACCTTAATAGACCTTATAGCTAACTAAATCTTCTTTGGAAGAGAAGATTTGACAAAAACCAAGCTTTTGGGGGCCGAAATCCAGAAAAAGTGAAAAAAGAGGCGGAGAAAAACGGAGGGTTTTTTTTTTCGTTTCAGACAGAATGAGCTCTCTGTTTGGGGAAGATGAAGTTTATAAAGACCCTGTACCGAGACCATGTTCACGGTATAGAGTCATCGGTACAACAACTAAAATGAAAAAACCGCGTAAATATGGCGCGGTTCTAAATTGTCTATACCGAGAACGTGTTCTCggtatatgatatattttttgtaGTGTGATGCCTAAACCATTTATAACATTATCCTAATCGTATAATTAAAAAGATCTTCTAGCCAAAAGCTACAAACATAGATTACAATTTACAACACTACATAAACAAATGTGTAGAACATTAAATAAACCAAGTTACGTCTTATTAGAGTATGGTGTGTCGcatggaataagtgtaagaatattgtgTCATTAATAAGAGCGTGTGTAagtccactaatcaccaattagttTTTAGATGGAGCCCGAGCCAATTCCCTAGCGGACATTCGATTCACACCGATCCAAAGTGTGAGCCAAGCCAAACGAAATCCGTAGAGTGcgaaaagacacttgagatcaaaaaataaataagcgAGCTAAAAAATAGGCTACTTATGATCACGTGATTCAATTGGTGAGCGAAAAATCGTCACCATCTTGAAGGAGTATTAAAGTATAGCATCTCTCGGGATTCTTATCACACCTATatcatatatttaaattttttttaaaatgacacCAATCCTTTCAAAACATTGAACAGATTTATAAGACGTAAATAACCAAATTACAATTCGTATTCCAGATTACAAACTTCAAAATCTTAACATCTAAGATTCTGAATCCTTATCCAACTCCAACCAAGAACATTTTTCACACCCTTTTTCCCACAaattaaatatgtcatatttgactagaagaagaagaagtcaaATATGCCAgtgtaattgtcaagaacaagtattcatatcatttttattttcaaCTTACGACTTTGTTGATGTGCCGATAAAAGTTGATCATTATAGATTTTGTCAGCACAAGATAAAGAGTCATACTTTTTCGCACTAGGAAAACTCTTACTTTTCTCACAAAAAACCATGCCAACACAAGGTATGTAACACTGTTATACGTCCAACGTTGTTCGTCGTGGCATTTTCTTACATTGGCGGACTGGAAAAGGTGGTAACACCAGCCTATGTACGCATTGACACAAAATTTAGTATATTAATAACTTTGAAATATGATTAATCATATCACTTTCATATGTCATAGcacaaaaaaattcatatatttaGTATTTAGTATGTATGATTTacaaacaaaactaaaaataaagaaaaactcaacataaatttattaaaacaaaaatagCATACCACATAAAAGACTACAAATATACCAATATaagaaaattatataaatttaaactAATAAAGAAAATTTGAGGGGTGCTGGCCATACTCTCTCTCTTTGAGTTCTCTCTTGACAAAGCTTAAGGGTTTTCTACTTCTCCTCTCGGTTGGGGCACCACTGGTGTGTCCCTGTGCAAATCGGCACTACTTTAGCCGAGACGAGTTTTGACTATGTGCATTTGTTGATATTTTTTGGTGGCTAGATCTTTGGCTTTCTCCAGTTCTCGTTTCTCTCTACTAGTGGCTCATGGTGTTGCACTGGTGTTGGTTTCTTGGTCTCCATTTGTGGCTCGGTGGGGTTGTGTTGCTATCGGTGGCGTGCAACTTCTTGATGGTCTCCAGGCGAGTCTAGGTTTGTCTCAGGCGAGTGGTGTCTCCATGGTCTTCAGGGGTGCCTTGCCATGGGTTGGTGCACTGGTTTGATGGTGGTAGGTGCGTGTGGTTAGGATCTATGAAGCCAACAATGCTTTAGTGTGTGATGTTCTTTGTTTTGTAATGTTTTCCAATGAGGTCTTCTGATTATGTGTGCTGGTAAACCACTATCTTTGGTGGTATTTTTGTGCCTACTATCTTTGATGATATGGTGGTTCACCCGCTTTATCAAGATAGCCTTGTCACTTTGCTTTCCATTAGGGGAATATAGCCTACTTCATAGACAAATCTTAGACTTTAAGATGCATTTGTAGTGTAGATGAGTTTCCGTCTATGTCGCTAGATGAGAATTAGTGATTGTAACACCCATTGGGTAGATGATGATTAGCCTCTTAATTTATGGAATCAttcatttttcaaaaaataaaagaggaaagataaacataaatttaaattaatattaaggGTGTGTTTGGAAAGTCACCCTGTGGAATTGAGTGTAATTCAGAGTAATTACTCAAATTGGCGTGTTTTTCTGGAAATGTAATTGCACAGTAACTATGTAATTTGAGGTAATCACTACAAAAAAAACGTCATTTAGCGGCGACAGTATTAGCGGCGACCACAAGTCGCCGCTAATAATACCAATATCAATGGCAACAAATCATATTCGTCGCTGATATcacaatgatttttttttaatttacaaaTTTATTAGCGGCGACTTTTTTTTATTAGCAGCGACACTGTCGccgctaataaattcaaaaataaaaaaagaaacgaGGGAATTTACCCACCAGATTTTTTCAGGCGACTGTCGCCGCTAATAGTCACCATGATAACTTCCCCTCAGAacccttcttcttcatttcaccTTCTCCAACCTCTAGCCGCCACCCCAAGCCCCTGATGCCCCGAAGCCCTGCCCCCACCCCTCCCCGCCATCCCTGAAGCCTCCAACCCCACCCCTGAAGCCCTGGCCCCACCCCTCCCCGCACCCACCTCTCCCTCTCTCTCGAGATCTTCGCCCGACGCTGCCACCTCACCCCGTTGATGCTCCAGAGCCGCCACCCCACCCCACCCCACGCCGGTATGGgtatttaatttaaaatcatatatatttatttaatatatatatttatctattttatttatttatttttttgtttatatatataaatcactatgtatgtgcgtatatatatatatgtataaatatatatttggttatgtttatatatattgtatatgtatatgtgtgtgtatatatattaatatgtatTTGTATGtgtctgtatatatatatatttatttatttgctatttttatttgttttaatttttatgtttcactacaagaaaattagGCTTCAGCGACAACACCTCTAGCGACGACATCAAATTTTCGTCGCTAGAAGTACTTTCAGACAGAGGCCTACTTCGtgcgaaaaaaaaaaaaaatcccccaaTTTTTTTGGTTTTCCCTCTGATATTTTTCCTCTCTCAGACCCATACCCCAAACGACCCCAAACTCCTCTCTCTCCTCTCAGACCCCAAacctcaaaccccaaaccccGAACCTCTAAGCTCTGTAAGTCTCCATCTCTCTTCTCTCAGACCTCAAACCCCAAACGAATTAACCTCAAACCTCTGTAAGTCTCCCTCTCTCTTCTCTTAGACCGATCATCCTCTCGGCAGCTCCATCGTAGGCGATGTCCCCACCTCTCCGATCATTGTAGGCAGCagggatttatatatatatattaatatatatatatttgtttgttttatttttaatattgttaacttaatttatatatatatacatataaattcaTTTCTAAGCTCTTGGCTGTGATTCTGAAAAACATCCTAGAGTTTGTAGCCGAAGGTCTAGTTTTGGGCTAGTGAGGTCTCTAGGATTTCTGCCATGGTTTGTGTAGTGGATTCAAGGCTTACTTTGTTGCTCCCAATTGATTGGTGTTGTGGTTTGACAACTGAATTGATTTGGGTTCTAGACCAAGTTAGGTTTGTTAATAATTTTGGCCTTGGAAGCAAGGATGCTAGTtccattttttgttttatttttgttctttaTGAGTTTTGGTTTGGTCACTGCACTAATGATGTaatgcccaaaatttcctaataaggtttaggaccatgattaggaggccgggagggccatatttgatttattatgcaattaaatgataatatgcatgtgttaggtgtattaaatatgcatgtgaacccatttctgattaatttggcaatttttatattttggccatttcgggcatattttgcatttatgtgatatgtgtgtggtgctttattattatttggttatgctagggttactcagcacgagacgatcttaggaggtaagctagtgggaaagtcacaacgggatttattcttgactcagagtgagtcaaggggtagatcagggggaaattctggaagttttgactattttgccctcgggaacgtttttgggaccccgagcattcagatttgtttgaggctacttaagcttgaagtaacctgttgagaaataaaaagaacgttctctctccttcaaagttccattttcatctcccgatcgcattttcgaatgAAACTTGAGTTCAagaactcagattcaagcaaggatcgaggcatagtgattctagggaagattagaagcttattagccggaggatttagttggaaaacaaCTCAATTGAAGGTAATTCAAATTTTAAGTTCTACGTTTTTAAAGATTTTaggcttgaattggattttgtgttttaatgagtttttggatgatttgagacttgggttttaatggttttggatgattaggatgtttgggaactttgatttttggatttggagatgtttggataggtttttggaaggttttaaaatggagaaaataaggaaaaatggctggttcgtggttgggtcgcgaccctgttcttgggcgctgcgatCCAGGCTCGATGAAGAAGGTGGAGGTTGTTGAAAAGCCTGAGGGCCGCAACGCTTGCAAGGTAGGACCACGTCGCTTGAGGTCATTTATGGCCGAAgtgatgttttgatcatgggcACTCAAAtcttaggcctcgagatcattcctactacccggtttagtgggattcgatgtcccggaggctaagtcttggttctgggattgggttttagaacttgaactcattggatcaccatttgtggttgtaactaggttattgctaggggcttggaatcaggatcgtgcttgtggctcgtttattggtaacctatgcttggactagaggtaagaaaactacaccccgtatgtgatgcatgtgatgcataagatacatgagattagggcatccCATGAATGTTGAAATTAAGattaatcagagcttgagtctctgtatttgtgcatgattataattattctTCTGATTATTGATTAATCATGCTAAATGtctttgttatccaaaaagcaagGCACGGGTGAAGTGGCAAGCATTTTTAAACATGTGGCTGACACCCGGCATAGTTCTGTTCGACCATGGACCAGTAAGATCCTCCTGCCGTAGCGTTTGAGTTTTCCTTACAACCAGCGTGGTCGTATACTCCACgtatttcaagatgatcttgggtaaatcataatcaattatgagattatctcctatgattcccgattatccgattaattaggagagaatatctgcaacaaattcatgtaatcctccttgagcctataaatagagaaagatagctcaaggaggggactttttggcttttggttaattgaagttatacacttacgagagaattagagctattgtattacgattatATTGTTTATccctctcaggtttgtgaaactcagagaaccctagttctttgatcactcctttgagatctcatatcaataatagcttaagtggacgtaggtcattactggtttctggggccaaaccactataatttattgtgttctttactgtttttgtcattatatccattccaacacatctatccacatcgagcattttgactccgtgtcagttgaccaaaacaagggtcaacattccagtgctttcattgagagcttgatacgaaatTGTTGAAGcagtaatggcgaaaacaacaaagaagactgggcaggcggctggcgctgcaccatcttaaccgcctcctcccccaaacatggctgaaaataagccacatttggaatttgatgaggaggaactggattccgagacgctgagaaataccctgggggtattgcaagatgagttggccaatctgagggccagccaagaaagtgttgcggagattatggcgtggcagcaacaagagatagaGCGACAGCACCAagagctaagtgaaagacaggcggagatggaccgtcgtcagagggaggccatggcagccctcgaagcagccctgcagttggctaggaatcaggctgcacctgcctcacagcctgatcaacccgcaaatgagcc from Humulus lupulus chromosome 5, drHumLupu1.1, whole genome shotgun sequence encodes the following:
- the LOC133833854 gene encoding uncharacterized protein LOC133833854; this translates as MDTHHKSGTEWVTETAKNTWEELRAYRDTQQTQTTDTESSTPVSSAPEDEDISLVQIVFGKRQGHQKGYGRILNIRDRTPFDFRPSQTRDEEMFEMRERLRQLEEHVRTHCITSGSQCAPPPPDDPDVGAPTQ